The Luteitalea sp. genomic sequence GTCCCTGTGGTCCGCACGACCGTCATGCGCGAGATCGCACGGCACATGACCGATGCCCTCGCGCGCGTTCGCCAGCTGACGACCGAGCGCGGCGGCCAGCGACTGGGCCACACCTTGCCGCGGCTGATGTGGTAGTGCGGCCAGCCCACCCCCGAGGGCGTCCTCATCATCCCTCCCTTGACCCGGCAGCAGGTCGCCGAGCTCACGGGCACGATCCTTTACACGGTGAGCCGCACCTCGTCGCAATGGGAGGCCGACGGCGTGCTGCGCTCCGGGCGTCGCCGCCTCGAGACGCTCTCGCGCACCGACGACGACGAATCTCATTCCTCGACCGACCTTGCGCCAGCGCAAAGCGCCCGCGCCGAGCGTTGTGTACCGTGGTCATGACTGTGCGTGCGCGCAGGATACCCCGGGCGCGACGCCGGTCAAGGAGGCACACGTCATGCGAGATCCGAGCCTCCGGACCGTCGGGATTCTGGCTGTGATCTTTGGCGCGGCGACGCTCGTCGCCGATGTTCTGCTGCTCAGGACCGAGACTGCGCCGCGGCAATCACCGGGCGCCAAGGTGTTCGGTATGCCGCCGGCCACCGTGTTTCAGGAGGACTACAACGGTCCACCCGTCACCGGACGCAATGTGACGCGTGCACCGGCGCTCGCGCCGCTCCAGGCGGGCAACACCACGCACCACGTGCGGATCGACGTGGTCGCCGCTGAAATCGAGGTCGCGCCGGGCGTCCGCTACCAGGCGTGGACATTCGGCGGTACGGTGCCCGGTCCCGTCGTGCACGTGCGCGAATGGGATCGTGTGGTCTTCACGATGAAGAATCGAAGCGACACGGAGGTGACGGTCACCGAACCATCAGCGGGCGCATCGCCATTCCTTCGTGATCTTGCGCGCGACCAGCTCCAGAAGCGGACGCCGGCTGTGGCACCGATGCCTCACTCGATGGACTTCCATGCCGGCACCGTCGCGCCCGATGATAAGTGGCGTGCGATCCAGCCCGGCGAGAGCATCCGCTTCGAGTGGGTCGCGAACTATCCCGGCGTGTATCTGTATCACTGCGGTGTGGAGCCAGTCCTCATGCATCTGGCGATGGGGCAGTACGGTGTGGTCGTGGTCAGCCCGCGTTCGGGATTCCCGACCGACGACGTCGTGGACCATCGCTACGTGGTCGTGCAGTCGGAGTTTTATCTGAAGCCTGGCGACGGCGAGCTGCACGTGCTCGATTTCGACCGCGCGCTCGCGAAACAGCCGTCGCAGGTGGCGTTCAACGGACACACGCAAGCGCTTCGCGAGTCGCCGCTCATCGCGAACGCCGGCGAGCGTGTCCGGATCTACTTCCAGAACGTCGGACCAAACGACGGTTCGAGCTTCCACGTCGTCGGTGCCATTTTCGACCGTGTGTTCTACGAGGGCGACCCACGCAACGAGTGGGCTGGCCTGCAGACCGTGCCGCTTGGCGCGAGCAATGGCGTCGTGGTCGAGCTCATCGCACCGGAGGAAGGCACCTACATCCTCGTCGATCATGAGTTCGCCGACGCACAACGTGGTGCAATGGGTTATCTCCAGGTGCGCTCGGCTTCGGGTCAGATGACCGAACGCCTGCCGACCATGCCCCACTAAGCGCAGCCTTCCAGTGCTCAGGTGTAGGGAGTCGTCACATGAACGCTGGCCTCGCGCAAGAACGTTGGCATGGCGCGGGTCGCTACCGGATGTTGGGCCAGTGTCCCCAGCTTGAAGGTTGTGCGGAAAAGATCAGCCTGGCACTCAGGGCACTCCCGGGCGTGTGCCAGGTCAAGCCGCAGGTGGCGCAAAAGCACGTCGTGGTGCGCTACGAACCACACCGTGTGAAGGAGCCTCGACTCACAGAGGCGCTCAAGCGTGCCAGATTTACCGCGATCGAGATATAAGGGGGTAAGCGCATAACGGGGTAACGTCTACGCGGTGGCGCTACGAGCCGGGCGCACCGTGCCACGTTCATGTCGAGGTATAACGATGTCCACAAGCCGCCTCCTGATTGGCGATGTGGCCCAGCGAACGGGCATCAGTACGCCGACGATTCGGTACTACGAGAGCATCGGGCTCCTGCCGGCTCCTTCGCGTTCGACGACGGACTATCGTCGGTACACGGAAGCCACCGTTGAAGAGCTCCAGTTCATCAAGAAGGCACAGGCCTTCGGCTTCTCGCTGGAAGAAAGCGGCGCCATTCTGCAGTTGAGTCGAGCAGGCGAGACGCCATGCTCGCATGTGCTGGAGCTTGCACGGCGCCACGTTGCGGCGGTCGATGAGCGGATTCATCGGCTCACGCGGTTTCGCGATCAGCTCGCGAGCGCAATCGCGAAGTGGGACGGCACACGCGAGCCGACGTGCCGGGGCCTGTGTCAGATCATCGTCAATGCTGACGAGCAACCGTCGATCCGCATTCGGCCGGTGCCTGCCCCGAAGCGCCAGCCAACGCATCCGCGGAAGACTGACCGTGATCGCCGTGGCTGATCGACACCATAGCAGCGTCACGCGGCGGATCGCCGTCACCCCGTCGCTGCGAGTCCCTGGCGCATCCCTTGGACCTGTCACCCTGACTGCTGAACCGACGTGAGCGGAATGGCCTTGAAGCTCGCAATGGACACTTGTGCCGCTGCCCGCTCGGCCGCCCCGAGAAAAGCATGCGTCGCGGGCGACCCCGGCTCGGCCACCACGATCGGCACACCTGTATCCCCGCCCACACGAATGGGCTCGTAGAGTGGGATCTGGCCGAGGAACGGCACGTCGAGCTCCTCTGACAACCGCTCACCACCGCCCTTGCCGAAGATGTCGCTCTCGCGTCCACACGCGCTACACACGAAATGGCTCATGTTCTCGATGAGCCCAATCACGGGGATCCGGAGCTTACGATACATGGCCACCGCACGGCGCGTATCAGCCAGCGACACCGTCTGCGGCGTCGTGACGACAATGGCACCCGCGACCGGAACGGTTTGACTCAGGCTCAGCGCCACGTCTCCGGTGCCGGGAGGCAGATCGACCAGCAAGTAGTCCAGATTGTCCCAGCGCACCTTGCGGAAGAACTGTTGAATGATGCCGTGCAGCATCGGACCACGCCAAATGATCGGTGAGTCATCACCCGCGAGAAATCCCATCGAGACAACCTGGAGATCGTACTTCTCCGCCGGCACGATCTTGTTGCCATCGCTCGCGAGTTGCGTGCGGACGCCGAGCATAATGGGCACATTCGGACCGTAGATGTCGCCGTCCAGCATGCCCACCCGACCCCCGCATGCCGCGAGCGCGAGCGCCACGTTCACGGCGACGGTCGTCTTTCCGACGCCGCCCTTGCCCGCGCCCACGGCGACGACGTTCTTGACACCGGGGACCGGCATGCGCCCCGCCTCGGGCGTCACGCTTCGCACGCTTGCCGTCATCGTCACGTCCACCGTGCTGACGCCAGGCAGCTGCGCCACCACCGCACGCGCCTGTCCACGAAGCTGATCTTTCACGGGGCACGCGGGAGTGGTGAGCTCGATGGCAAAGGACACTTGCTCTCCTTGGACCCGCAGCTCTTTCACGAAACCAAGGCTCACGATGTCACGGTGCAGATCTGGATCGTGGACGACTTTCAGCGCCTCGAGCACGGCGCTTTCAGTGACTGAATGGGATGGCATGAACGCATCTCCAGGTGTGCGGAGCCCACTAGCTCGTCGATGGTTCCACTCGCGCCGCTTGGAAGAAGCGGCTGATTATCCTTCGCCCAGTTCGCTCGACCTCGACGCGGCGCTCCTCATCGATCAATGTGCCCGGCGGCAAGCGTGTTGCCCACGTGAGCGCAAGCGAGCGATCGACCTCCACATGGAACTGCAATGCGTAGGCACACGCTCCGACACGAAAGGCCTGGTTCGCGTACAGGCAACTCCGCGCAAGATGCGTCGCACCCGGAGGCAACTCGAACGTATCCTCGTGCCAATGAATGACGGGCAGAGTCGCGCCCGCCCCTCCAAGCACCGCGTCCCTCAGTCCTTCGGCGGTCAAGCTCACGTCGCCCACGCCGATCTCCGCCGCTGGTCCTTTGTCGACGCGAGCGCCGAGAGCGGCCGCCAAGAGCTGTGCCACCAGGCAGACCCCAAGAACCGGCAGGCCGCGCTCCACGCACGCGCGCAGGAGCTGCTGCTCGGGGGTGAGGTACGGATACAAGACTGTGTCGTGGACTCCCATGGGGCCACCCATGACGATCAGTCCGGCAACGTCGGCGACTGGGGGAATCGTGCCGCCGCAATCCAGGCGGCGCACCTCAATCGGCAGTCCACGCGCACGAGCCTCTGCGGCAATGAGTCCAGGGCTCTCCCACGCCACGTGCTGAAGGATGACCCACCTGCGTACCATGCCTTACGCCACCACGCTCTCGGGATCGGCCAGAACGTCCTCACTCCCGTCTCTCTCGAAAAGCCGGCCCCATCCGGTCACCATCTGCAGCGCTCGGAGACGGCCCGACCTCGAAGCGGCCAGCGGTACCCAGTCGTGGGACAACTCACGTGCGGCAAGATGCCGCTGGTCACCGTTGGGCGCACTCGACATTGTCAGTGGACAGGTCCGCCTTCCTGAGGGCGCCAATCGCCCGGCCGCGGCGATTACGCCGTCAGAGGATTTGCTGGTCCTTGGCGAAATGGTCTCTGGCCACCTACAGCGCATAACGGAGCTGCTCCAATGCTTCCTCAAAGGATCCAGCGTTCGCCACCTCCCCGTTCGATGTCCTCGTGCTCGTGCCGCATGACGGTCAAGGACGAAGATACCCACGGAGATCACCATTGTCTTTGCGCTGGCGCAAAGAGACCAAAGAGGCGATGCTCGTTGCCGACCCCGACGCTCAGAAATAGAGGTCGGGCCGTTCGGGTCACCGTCCATCGCTCCGCTGAGGTAGATGAGCGATCTCCACCACCCACAGCCGCGTGCCCTCGATCGGCTCGTCGAGCTCGAAGACGTTCGCTTCAAGGTGCGGGGCGCGACGGTTCGACGATGATGCGCGGGTGGTCGCCGGGGCCGCGACGCCCACAGCAGCAGCAGCAGCCGCCGGCGCGCGCTGTAAATCCGGAGGTCGCTGCCGAACGACTGCGCCCGTTCCCGCATGACCAGGAGCCCGAAATGACCGTTCGCCGTCGAGACTGCGCGGGCGGGGCTCGTATCATCTATACAGATGGTCAGCCACGCAGGTGACGACGGTCTGTTGGGCATGGGGCATAGACGCGCGCTCCTAGCGGTCCCCGTGCGGGGCGCCGCCGGATGAGTTCGAGGTTAATTCAAAAACGCGGTTTTGGCGCGGCGCAGGGACAATCATAGGGACAGTCATGGAGATCGTAGTCGCCGCGACGTGAGCCCGTTCGTGCGATCCCCTGCCCGATCAAACCGCGCTCATAAGTCACGCATCGCGCCCCCGTTTTGGTCCTCCGGTGGGCGCGAGCCTGAGCCGAAGCTTGAGTCGTAGGAGCCGATCGAGCGTGTCCTGCGGTCGGGTTGTGGTGCGACTTGATCGCACGTAGCACGTCGGATTGGCCGTCCGCACCTTCGCGGCAAATTCTGTCACGCCCATTGCGCGGATGACCTTACCAAGCGGAACCGCACGGGAACGCCTTGTTCAACAGCCCTGGGGAGAAACTCGCGCGCTAATTTTGGATTCCGCAGATCCTCAACGAGACCGACGTTTCAGTCTTCACTTCGTCTTGCCAAGGGGGTCGCCGTCCTCGCCAAAGTAGCTTCGATACCTGGCCCAGAACGCCAGACGGGCTTCCCGCACGCCGTGACAATTCGGCTCCGGTTGCGAACATTGGCTGCTGCCATTCCTCGAACCGTGCCTTCTAACTCGGCCGAAGACGTTGAGAAGATGCATGCTGCGTGGATCAAATCATGCCTCTTGCAGGTGACGTTGTGGAGTCACCCCTACATCAAGGACGGAGATTTCTGAGTGAGCCGAGGGACGCCTGGTGGAAGACGAGGAGCTGATGCACCCGAAGCCCTCACGCTCTGGCGCATGATGATGTAAACACGTCTGGACTACGGATTCGAGCAGGTGCCCGCCCGTTCCAGCAGGTCAATCACGCCTTTGAAGCGTGTCGCCTGATCGCCCGCACCAGCGACGTCGACTGGTGCATTTGGCACCCGGCGGCACAGCGAGCCCGTTACCGCTGTTCACGCCCACAGACCTCATCGATTTCGGCGTGCAGTCAAACTGTTGCCGCTGTCCCGCTCGAGTGACCGGTGATGTGGCGGTCAATCTGTCTGCGCGGAGCGATCGGTGAGGTGGCGGTGCTCGCGATGGCAGGACAGCAGGCAGACTGGCTTGATCTCGCGGAGGTCTCGCCGGCAAGATTGTGCGGGGCCGATGCGATGCCGGCTGCCAAGGAAGCACACCGTCAATGACCAGGACGGCTTCAATAGCGCTCCGTCAACATGGCCATGAGGAACACGACCATGTTCCGCGCATCCCGCGCCAGGCACCAGGTGAAGGTCATCGGGTTGATACGCCACGGTTCGAAGCGACGCAGTTTAGCCGAGGTCTCGTGCCAGTAACGCGTCAGGGCTCGTCGCGATTCCAGGCTCGGTGCCGCGAAGACGTTCAGCCTCCGCCCGGCAGCGCGGAGCACTCGCGCCAGCTGGAAATCGGATGTGATGGCCTGCCGTGGCCCGTCGGCGGTTGATGCCGTGTCTTCGAGAGAGGTGCCGCCCGCCGTGGGCGCGCGGGAGCCGGGGTCGACGTACCCGCCGAGCGCCTCCCAGATGGCGTCCAGGCGCTGCCGCATCGTCGCGCTCAGTAACATCGTCGCGCGTTGGCCGGGATTACCGAGGCACCGCAGGCGCGAGGCGAGCTCTGCGTGGAGTCGACCCCATCCGAGCTTGATATGGGCGGGCGTCCGGGTTCGCGTGACGAAGTCGCACAACGCCTTCCAGGGGGCGTAGTCCGCGCGTGTGATCCGCGTCCGGAGCCACAGCTCTTGCATTTCGAGCGCGATCGCCAGATATGCGCGACACTGCGACGCGATCTCCGCGATCCGGCGGCGCAGGAATTGGA encodes the following:
- a CDS encoding helix-turn-helix domain-containing protein, which encodes MIPPLTRQQVAELTGTILYTVSRTSSQWEADGVLRSGRRRLETLSRTDDDESHSSTDLAPAQSARAERCVPWS
- a CDS encoding multicopper oxidase domain-containing protein, encoding MRDPSLRTVGILAVIFGAATLVADVLLLRTETAPRQSPGAKVFGMPPATVFQEDYNGPPVTGRNVTRAPALAPLQAGNTTHHVRIDVVAAEIEVAPGVRYQAWTFGGTVPGPVVHVREWDRVVFTMKNRSDTEVTVTEPSAGASPFLRDLARDQLQKRTPAVAPMPHSMDFHAGTVAPDDKWRAIQPGESIRFEWVANYPGVYLYHCGVEPVLMHLAMGQYGVVVVSPRSGFPTDDVVDHRYVVVQSEFYLKPGDGELHVLDFDRALAKQPSQVAFNGHTQALRESPLIANAGERVRIYFQNVGPNDGSSFHVVGAIFDRVFYEGDPRNEWAGLQTVPLGASNGVVVELIAPEEGTYILVDHEFADAQRGAMGYLQVRSASGQMTERLPTMPH
- a CDS encoding MerR family DNA-binding protein; its protein translation is MSTSRLLIGDVAQRTGISTPTIRYYESIGLLPAPSRSTTDYRRYTEATVEELQFIKKAQAFGFSLEESGAILQLSRAGETPCSHVLELARRHVAAVDERIHRLTRFRDQLASAIAKWDGTREPTCRGLCQIIVNADEQPSIRIRPVPAPKRQPTHPRKTDRDRRG
- a CDS encoding P-loop NTPase, with translation MPSHSVTESAVLEALKVVHDPDLHRDIVSLGFVKELRVQGEQVSFAIELTTPACPVKDQLRGQARAVVAQLPGVSTVDVTMTASVRSVTPEAGRMPVPGVKNVVAVGAGKGGVGKTTVAVNVALALAACGGRVGMLDGDIYGPNVPIMLGVRTQLASDGNKIVPAEKYDLQVVSMGFLAGDDSPIIWRGPMLHGIIQQFFRKVRWDNLDYLLVDLPPGTGDVALSLSQTVPVAGAIVVTTPQTVSLADTRRAVAMYRKLRIPVIGLIENMSHFVCSACGRESDIFGKGGGERLSEELDVPFLGQIPLYEPIRVGGDTGVPIVVAEPGSPATHAFLGAAERAAAQVSIASFKAIPLTSVQQSG
- a CDS encoding type 1 glutamine amidotransferase translates to MVRRWVILQHVAWESPGLIAAEARARGLPIEVRRLDCGGTIPPVADVAGLIVMGGPMGVHDTVLYPYLTPEQQLLRACVERGLPVLGVCLVAQLLAAALGARVDKGPAAEIGVGDVSLTAEGLRDAVLGGAGATLPVIHWHEDTFELPPGATHLARSCLYANQAFRVGACAYALQFHVEVDRSLALTWATRLPPGTLIDEERRVEVERTGRRIISRFFQAARVEPSTS